The following proteins are encoded in a genomic region of Longimicrobium sp.:
- a CDS encoding Ldh family oxidoreductase yields the protein MNVTAVPNIPPAAADKTFEPALLREFSSRVLQTFGVPAADAELAAAVLSSADLRGIDTHGVARLPQYVEMLAQERINPRPNVRTVRETPATATVDGDNGLGLVVGPRANELAMEKAERVGTGWVAVGNSNHFGAGEYYPLQALPRGLIGWAMTNSPPQVAPLWGAEKMLGTNPLAIAFPALEEPPVVIDLTTSAFAFGKVEHAARQGTSIPEGCAIDRDGRMTTDPHAMLNGGALLPLGSDRERGAHKGYCLGAMVDLLCGPLGGASWGPFAPPFPAHLPPPARTVGKGVGHLFGAFQVAGFADPEEFGRQVDDWIRTLRATRPAAGTSGPMIPGDPNRRAEEVRRREGVPLIPAVVEALERVARQTGIPLG from the coding sequence GTGAACGTGACCGCAGTGCCCAACATCCCGCCCGCCGCGGCGGACAAGACGTTCGAGCCCGCGCTGCTGCGCGAGTTCTCCTCGCGCGTGCTGCAGACCTTCGGGGTGCCGGCCGCGGACGCGGAGCTGGCGGCGGCCGTGCTGAGCAGCGCGGACCTGCGCGGCATCGACACGCACGGGGTGGCCCGGCTGCCGCAGTACGTGGAAATGCTCGCGCAGGAGCGCATCAACCCACGCCCGAACGTCCGGACGGTGCGCGAAACGCCCGCCACGGCCACGGTGGACGGCGACAACGGGCTGGGGCTGGTGGTGGGCCCGCGCGCCAACGAGCTGGCGATGGAAAAGGCGGAGCGGGTGGGGACCGGCTGGGTGGCCGTGGGGAACAGCAACCACTTCGGGGCGGGCGAGTACTACCCGCTGCAGGCGCTCCCTCGCGGCCTGATCGGCTGGGCGATGACCAACTCCCCGCCGCAGGTGGCGCCGCTGTGGGGCGCCGAAAAGATGCTGGGGACCAACCCCCTGGCCATCGCCTTCCCCGCCCTGGAGGAGCCGCCGGTGGTCATCGACCTCACCACCAGCGCCTTCGCCTTCGGCAAGGTGGAGCACGCGGCGCGGCAGGGAACCTCCATCCCCGAAGGGTGCGCCATCGACCGCGACGGCCGGATGACCACCGATCCGCACGCCATGCTGAACGGAGGCGCGCTCCTTCCGCTGGGGTCCGACCGCGAGCGCGGCGCGCACAAGGGGTACTGCCTGGGGGCGATGGTGGACCTGCTCTGCGGGCCGCTGGGGGGTGCCAGCTGGGGACCCTTCGCGCCTCCCTTCCCCGCCCACCTGCCGCCGCCCGCGCGGACCGTGGGCAAGGGGGTGGGGCACCTGTTCGGCGCCTTCCAGGTGGCCGGCTTCGCCGACCCGGAGGAGTTCGGACGCCAGGTGGACGACTGGATCCGCACGCTCCGGGCGACGCGCCCCGCGGCCGGCACCTCGGGCCCCATGATCCCCGGCGATCCCAACCGCCGCGCCGAAGAGGTGCGGCGGCGCGAGGGCGTTCCCCTCATCCCGGCGGTGGTGGAGGCGCTGGAGCGCGTCGCGCGGCAGACCGGCATCCCCCTCGGCTGA
- a CDS encoding PLP-dependent aminotransferase family protein, translated as MTDTAPAPAAELRLAGWARASGTSALQTMLSVGTRPGTISFALGLPAPEFFPAEEYGRAAAAVLAEDPRALQYSPPCAPLQAHVAALMAQRGVACAPEQVFLTTGAQQGISLLARLLLEPGGEIITDTLCYTGFQQAVEPFAPRILTVPTDLDTGMDVDAVEALLAGGARPAFIYTVPDGHNPLAVSMSAEKRVRLVEIARRYGVPVVEDDPYGFLAYDGAPAHPLRALEREWVFYVGSFSKVLAPALRLGWIIVPQELVRLLAIGKEASDINTATLAQRGAARFFDGGHLPAHLAMLRREYRLRRDTMLAALAEHFPAGTLWRKPSAGVFIWVELPEGTDAGEVLRVAIEQEGVVFVPGHAFAADGSRTASHCMRLNFSHSTPDVIEEGIARLGRALRSLAA; from the coding sequence ATGACCGATACGGCTCCCGCCCCCGCCGCCGAACTGCGGCTGGCGGGGTGGGCCCGGGCCTCGGGTACGTCGGCGCTGCAGACCATGCTGTCGGTGGGCACGCGCCCGGGAACCATCTCCTTTGCCCTGGGCCTTCCCGCGCCGGAGTTCTTTCCCGCCGAGGAGTACGGCCGCGCCGCCGCGGCCGTGCTGGCCGAGGACCCGCGCGCCCTGCAGTACTCGCCGCCCTGCGCGCCGTTGCAGGCGCACGTGGCGGCGCTCATGGCGCAGCGCGGGGTTGCGTGCGCGCCGGAGCAGGTGTTCCTGACCACGGGCGCGCAGCAGGGGATCAGCCTGCTGGCCCGCCTGCTGCTGGAGCCGGGCGGCGAGATCATCACCGACACGCTGTGCTACACGGGCTTTCAGCAGGCGGTGGAGCCGTTCGCCCCGCGCATTCTCACCGTGCCCACCGACCTGGACACGGGGATGGACGTGGACGCGGTGGAGGCGCTGCTGGCCGGCGGCGCGCGCCCGGCCTTCATCTACACCGTTCCTGACGGGCACAACCCGCTGGCGGTGAGCATGTCGGCGGAAAAGCGGGTGCGGCTGGTGGAGATCGCGCGCCGCTACGGGGTGCCGGTGGTGGAGGACGATCCGTACGGCTTTCTGGCGTACGACGGCGCGCCCGCCCATCCGCTGCGGGCGCTGGAGCGGGAGTGGGTGTTCTACGTGGGCTCGTTCAGCAAGGTGCTGGCGCCCGCGCTGCGGCTGGGCTGGATCATCGTGCCGCAGGAGTTGGTGCGGCTGCTGGCCATCGGCAAGGAGGCCAGCGACATCAACACCGCCACGCTGGCGCAGCGCGGGGCGGCGCGGTTCTTCGACGGCGGCCACCTTCCCGCGCACCTTGCCATGCTGCGGCGCGAGTACCGCCTGCGCCGCGACACCATGCTGGCCGCGCTGGCAGAGCACTTTCCCGCCGGCACCCTCTGGCGGAAGCCTTCCGCGGGCGTGTTCATCTGGGTGGAGCTGCCGGAGGGGACGGATGCGGGCGAGGTGCTGCGCGTGGCCATCGAGCAGGAGGGCGTGGTCTTCGTGCCCGGCCACGCCTTTGCGGCGGACGGCAGCCGCACCGCCAGCCACTGCATGCGCCTCAACTTTTCCCACAGCACGCCGGACGTGATCGAGGAGGGCATCGCCCGCCTGGGCCGGGCCCTGCGGAGCCTGGCGGCCTGA
- a CDS encoding cysteine synthase family protein — translation MSGPVINANVVDALVLPRLVWLRPNLVGLVFTLSKLLPARFIVTRARETGELRPGGLIAETSSGTFGLSLAMVARLHGHPVQLVSDPSIEPPLQRRLQDLGATVHIVSDPGPSGAFQIARLELLQRILAENPGTFCPRQYTNPQNPASFAPCAEQLAHAAETVDCLVGPVGSGGSLCGTASFLRLLSPELNVVAVDTHHSVIFGLTEGRRTLKGLGNSLVPPNVDHAAVDLVHWVGAAEAYHATRRLHAEHAVFMGPTSGAAFLVADWYARNNPDSLTAVILPDEGYRYQNTVYDDAWLAEKGLRLGAPPAGPVEWDRPHDGDDAWSYFRWGRRDYAQVMGAPPARLELASL, via the coding sequence GTGAGCGGTCCCGTGATCAACGCCAACGTGGTGGACGCGCTGGTGCTTCCCCGGCTGGTGTGGCTGCGTCCGAACCTGGTGGGGCTGGTGTTCACGCTGTCGAAGCTGCTCCCCGCCCGCTTCATCGTCACCAGGGCGCGCGAAACGGGCGAGCTGCGGCCGGGCGGGCTGATCGCCGAGACCAGCTCGGGAACGTTCGGGCTGTCGCTGGCGATGGTGGCCCGGCTGCACGGGCACCCGGTGCAGTTGGTGAGCGACCCCTCCATCGAACCGCCGCTGCAGCGCCGGCTGCAGGACCTGGGCGCCACCGTCCACATCGTGAGCGACCCGGGCCCGTCCGGCGCCTTCCAGATCGCCCGGCTCGAGCTCCTGCAGCGCATCCTGGCGGAAAATCCGGGGACGTTCTGCCCTCGCCAGTACACCAACCCCCAGAACCCGGCCAGCTTTGCCCCGTGCGCCGAGCAGCTCGCCCACGCGGCGGAGACGGTGGACTGCCTGGTGGGCCCGGTGGGTTCCGGCGGCTCGCTCTGCGGCACCGCGTCGTTCCTCCGCCTCCTTTCGCCCGAGCTGAACGTGGTGGCGGTCGACACGCATCACAGCGTCATCTTTGGCCTGACCGAGGGCCGCCGCACGCTGAAGGGGCTGGGGAACAGCCTGGTGCCCCCCAACGTGGACCACGCGGCGGTAGACCTGGTGCACTGGGTGGGCGCCGCCGAGGCCTACCACGCCACCCGGCGGCTGCACGCGGAGCACGCGGTGTTCATGGGCCCCACCAGCGGCGCGGCGTTCCTGGTGGCCGACTGGTACGCCCGGAACAACCCCGACTCGCTCACCGCGGTGATCCTCCCGGACGAGGGCTACCGCTACCAGAACACCGTGTACGACGACGCCTGGCTGGCGGAGAAGGGGCTGCGGCTGGGCGCGCCCCCCGCCGGGCCGGTGGAGTGGGACCGCCCCCACGACGGCGACGACGCGTGGTCGTACTTCCGCTGGGGCCGCCGCGACTACGCCCAGGTGATGGGCGCTCCCCCCGCGCGCCTGGAACTGGCGTCGCTCTGA
- the hppD gene encoding 4-hydroxyphenylpyruvate dioxygenase produces the protein MATLEPEVLKPATIQGALPLEGIDHVELYVGNAYQAAHFYRTMFGFRPVARAGLETGVRDRLSIVMEQGDIRLVLTSGLDPESPIARHAALHGDAVKDVAFRVADVDAAFHTAVARGARPVSPPQVHEDEHGRVVRATIAAPGETVHSLVERHGYTDMRFPGFVAITDAPATRPTGFVEVDHVAVSMEQGQLDHWVAFYKDVLGFHQSHHEMVWTKHSAMNSKVVEDASGKIKFPIVEPAHNGGKSQVQEYLNFNHGAGAQHVAFLSDDIRATVRAIRENGVRFLRIPGTYYEMLEERVGAVDPALMAELQELGILVDSDDDGRLMQIFSEPIEARPTMFVEVIERQGAQGFGSGNIKALFEAVEREQELRGNI, from the coding sequence ATGGCAACGCTCGAGCCGGAAGTCCTCAAGCCCGCCACGATCCAGGGCGCGCTTCCGCTGGAGGGCATCGACCACGTGGAGCTGTACGTGGGCAATGCCTACCAGGCGGCGCACTTCTACCGCACCATGTTCGGGTTTCGCCCCGTGGCGCGAGCGGGGCTGGAGACCGGCGTGCGCGACCGGCTCTCGATCGTCATGGAGCAGGGCGACATCCGCCTGGTGCTCACCAGCGGGCTGGACCCCGAGTCGCCCATCGCCCGGCACGCGGCGCTGCACGGCGACGCCGTGAAGGACGTGGCCTTCCGGGTGGCCGACGTGGACGCCGCCTTCCACACCGCCGTGGCCCGCGGCGCCCGGCCGGTGTCGCCGCCGCAGGTGCACGAGGACGAGCACGGCCGCGTGGTGCGCGCCACCATCGCCGCGCCGGGCGAAACGGTGCATTCGCTGGTGGAGCGGCACGGCTACACCGACATGCGCTTCCCCGGGTTCGTGGCCATCACCGACGCGCCGGCCACCCGCCCCACCGGGTTCGTGGAAGTGGACCACGTGGCGGTGAGCATGGAGCAGGGGCAGCTGGACCACTGGGTGGCCTTCTACAAGGACGTGCTGGGCTTCCACCAGTCGCACCACGAGATGGTGTGGACCAAGCACAGCGCCATGAACTCCAAGGTGGTGGAAGACGCCTCGGGGAAGATCAAGTTCCCCATCGTGGAGCCGGCCCACAACGGCGGCAAGTCGCAGGTGCAGGAGTACCTGAACTTCAACCACGGCGCGGGCGCGCAGCACGTGGCCTTCCTGTCCGACGACATCCGCGCCACGGTGCGGGCCATCCGCGAGAACGGCGTGCGATTCCTGCGCATTCCCGGCACTTACTACGAGATGCTGGAGGAGCGCGTGGGCGCCGTCGACCCCGCGCTGATGGCCGAGCTGCAGGAGCTGGGCATCCTGGTGGACTCCGACGACGACGGGCGGCTGATGCAGATCTTCAGCGAGCCGATCGAGGCGCGCCCCACCATGTTCGTGGAGGTCATCGAGCGGCAGGGCGCCCAGGGCTTCGGCTCCGGGAACATCAAGGCGCTGTTCGAGGCGGTGGAGCGCGAGCAGGAACTGCGAGGCAACATCTGA
- a CDS encoding acyltransferase family protein produces MAEPAPNGGLRSRGEWRFRPDIEGLRAIAILAVVLYHAGVPNVPAGYLGVDVFFVLSGFLISGILLSEAATGTISLRAFWARRARRLLPAAAVLILAVLAVDAVLASPMERTPHARSAVAASLYASNILFALRSRLYFGPESGRDPLLHTWSLGVEEQFYLLFAPLVLFLVMGGGAAGLRRRFAVVVGAGTAVSFGLCLAAAREAPAWAFYLLPTRAWEFGAGALCALAVGGRSRGARTWEVVAGLGAPGLVGAMLLDPGGTSLSHPGTATLLPVLATVAIILAGGTGSPPRVSRVLARPSFRLLGRLSYSWYLWHWPALVFLKLEVPAASVGLRLAVAAAALLPAALTYALVENPVRYHGAFQRRPGLAIVGAALLTVILAGAAFAAGALAERAYRSPRMAAVREAGRKPDRAALGCRVLNAPFLARECGTGAGDDPLVVLFGDSHVGHWLPAFVPLAERRGWRVLMVTRGGCTAPTVTVLLRVAPLSGNRDCDAWRAAALRWIAGQRPHMVVLGSSRDRTIHVGGDRYLAADSTVEGRRRWAAGLRHTVEQVLPSGARVVVLQDTPLPGFDVPDCIARHLDRPEQCDVPAARAVDHRLARAEREALAGLHGVSYIDMSPAICGPRVCRVYVDGVIRFRDTDHLSTRFAAALAPRLDAALDGGGPR; encoded by the coding sequence GTGGCTGAGCCGGCTCCGAACGGCGGGCTTCGCTCGCGCGGCGAGTGGCGGTTCCGGCCAGACATCGAGGGGCTGCGGGCCATCGCCATCCTGGCTGTGGTGCTGTACCATGCAGGCGTGCCGAACGTGCCCGCGGGTTACCTGGGCGTCGACGTGTTCTTCGTCCTTTCCGGGTTCCTGATCTCCGGCATCCTCCTGAGCGAGGCGGCGACCGGGACGATTTCTCTCCGCGCGTTCTGGGCCCGGCGGGCGCGGCGGCTGCTTCCCGCGGCGGCTGTGCTCATCCTGGCCGTCCTGGCCGTCGATGCAGTGCTCGCCTCGCCCATGGAGCGCACGCCGCACGCCCGGAGCGCCGTCGCGGCCTCGCTGTACGCCTCCAACATCCTCTTCGCCCTGCGCAGCCGGTTGTACTTTGGCCCGGAGAGCGGGCGCGATCCGCTGCTGCACACCTGGTCGCTGGGCGTGGAAGAGCAGTTCTACCTGCTCTTCGCGCCACTGGTGCTCTTCCTGGTGATGGGGGGCGGGGCCGCGGGGCTTCGCCGCCGCTTCGCCGTGGTGGTGGGCGCGGGCACGGCCGTGTCCTTCGGACTGTGTCTGGCAGCGGCGCGCGAGGCGCCGGCATGGGCGTTCTACCTCCTTCCCACGCGCGCCTGGGAGTTCGGGGCCGGGGCGCTGTGTGCCCTGGCCGTCGGCGGCCGGAGCCGCGGCGCGCGGACGTGGGAGGTCGTCGCGGGGCTGGGCGCCCCCGGCCTGGTCGGGGCGATGCTGCTGGATCCCGGCGGCACCTCGCTCTCGCACCCCGGCACGGCCACTCTTCTGCCCGTGCTCGCCACGGTGGCGATCATCCTGGCGGGCGGCACCGGCTCGCCGCCCCGGGTGTCGCGGGTGCTGGCACGCCCCTCGTTCCGGCTGCTCGGACGCCTGTCGTACTCATGGTACCTGTGGCACTGGCCCGCGCTGGTGTTCCTGAAGCTGGAAGTGCCGGCCGCCTCCGTGGGCCTGCGCCTGGCGGTCGCGGCGGCGGCGCTCCTCCCGGCGGCGCTCACCTACGCCCTGGTCGAGAACCCGGTTCGCTACCACGGAGCGTTCCAGCGCCGCCCGGGGCTGGCGATCGTGGGTGCGGCGCTGCTTACGGTGATCCTCGCCGGTGCTGCCTTCGCCGCGGGCGCCCTGGCGGAACGCGCCTACCGCTCCCCGCGCATGGCGGCCGTGCGCGAGGCGGGGCGGAAGCCGGACCGGGCCGCGCTCGGGTGCAGAGTGCTGAATGCTCCCTTCCTGGCGAGGGAGTGCGGAACGGGCGCGGGTGACGATCCCCTCGTGGTCCTGTTCGGCGATTCGCACGTCGGCCATTGGCTCCCGGCCTTCGTACCGCTGGCGGAGCGGCGCGGCTGGCGGGTGCTGATGGTGACCCGGGGCGGCTGCACGGCCCCCACGGTAACGGTGCTGCTCCGGGTGGCGCCGCTTTCCGGCAACCGCGACTGCGACGCGTGGCGCGCGGCCGCGCTGCGCTGGATCGCCGGCCAGCGGCCGCACATGGTGGTTCTCGGCAGCAGCCGCGACCGGACCATCCACGTGGGCGGGGACCGCTACCTGGCCGCGGACAGCACCGTCGAAGGCCGAAGGCGCTGGGCGGCCGGGCTGCGGCATACGGTCGAGCAGGTGCTGCCGTCCGGCGCCCGGGTAGTGGTGCTGCAGGACACGCCGCTGCCCGGCTTCGACGTGCCCGACTGCATCGCGCGGCACCTGGACCGTCCCGAGCAGTGCGACGTGCCCGCCGCGCGTGCCGTGGACCATCGGCTGGCCCGGGCCGAGCGGGAAGCGCTCGCCGGGTTGCACGGCGTTTCCTACATCGACATGAGCCCCGCCATCTGCGGCCCGCGCGTCTGCCGCGTGTACGTCGACGGAGTGATCCGCTTTCGCGACACCGACCACCTGTCCACCCGGTTCGCGGCAGCCCTCGCGCCCCGGCTCGACGCGGCGCTGGACGGAGGCGGCCCGCGGTGA
- a CDS encoding GDP-mannose 4,6-dehydratase: MRNGDGNTGPVLVTGGAGFIGSALVRELVGGRGTPVVVVDCLTYAGNLDGLEPVAGLPGFAFEQVDICDAEEIRRVFAEHRPSAVMHLAAESHVDR, from the coding sequence ATGCGTAACGGCGACGGAAACACGGGGCCGGTGCTGGTGACGGGCGGCGCCGGGTTCATCGGCTCGGCGCTGGTGCGCGAGCTGGTGGGCGGCCGCGGCACCCCGGTGGTGGTGGTGGACTGCCTGACCTACGCGGGTAACCTGGACGGGCTGGAGCCGGTTGCGGGGCTCCCCGGCTTCGCCTTCGAGCAGGTGGACATCTGCGACGCCGAGGAGATCCGGCGCGTGTTCGCGGAGCACCGCCCCTCGGCGGTGATGCACCTGGCGGCCGAGTCGCACGTGGACCGC